A window from Myxocyprinus asiaticus isolate MX2 ecotype Aquarium Trade chromosome 37, UBuf_Myxa_2, whole genome shotgun sequence encodes these proteins:
- the dynlt3 gene encoding dynein light chain Tctex-type 3 codes for MEEYHSGDEVSFSPDEASNVVKECIEGIIGGVDYSQNKVNQWTASIVEHTLTQLVKQGKPFKYIVNCAVMQKSGAGLHTANSCYWDTTTDGSCTVRWENRTMYCVVSVFAVAIAL; via the exons ATGGAGGAGTACCATTCTGGAGATGAA GTGTCTTTCAGCCCAGATGAAGCAAGTAATGTCGTTAAAGAG TGCATCGAGGGTATAATTGGAGGTGTGGACTACAGCCAGAACAAAGTGAACCAGTGGACAGCCAGCATAGTcgaacacacactcactcagctAGTCAAGCAGGGAAAACCATTTAAGTACATTG TTAACTGTGCTGTGATGCAGAAAAGCGGTGCAGGTCTTCATACAGCAAACTCTTGTTACTGGGACACTACTACTGATG GAAGCTGCACAGTCCGGTGGGAGAATCGCACCATGTACTGTGTCGTCAGTGTGTTTGCTGTGGCTATTGCGTTGTGA
- the LOC127427582 gene encoding X-linked retinitis pigmentosa GTPase regulator-like — MAGETEDEIPNTGAVFTFGKSKFADNAPSKFWLKNDVPLRISCGDEHTALVTENGKLFMFGSNNWGQLGLGTKTTMNKPTRVKDLQSERVKLAACGRTHTLVYTYRGNLYASGGNNEGQLGLGDCDDRTSFHLVDFFSKDGQIKMLAAGSNTSAALTQNGRLYMWGDNSEGQIGLGKENNALTPHEVSVGKRVSWVSCGYYHSAFVTVDGDLFTFGERDSGKLGLSNETLANHKVPQQVTGISDRVVQVACGGGHTVALTEHALYSFGLGQFGQLGHGTFIFESRLPRVVEHFRRGRVKHVECGENHTAVITDSGLLYTFGDGRHGKLGLGEENFTNQFKPTLCPRFLNYHVQSVTCGGCHMLVLAKPRAEGSEDLILEEDDVTEDYLEKSYTELLGDTHSQTTLNRSLSARVRRRERERSPDQSGPMFRTLPTLSGNQFSASLPVSNQTWHSHSDRPVPGKRETSLNERSSTEDNESVKDLGETTDLLNLTHVMKMDPLDKTLTLSPMQKDKVHQTLEFCTDETNGKEGDLEGEDEDEKDLEGDDDDDDDNDEVEDEEQEADVEEGEKSEENEEKEDVLDEKRKQTEKQEQRIIKPDLQKKESIKEASVPDGPMIEQPSPASRLKEETQSDKNGVRQDKPKTFFDSRTRLSIFKKRSSTKGNQPAEKAENLAESTSAGRPAADGPVANSEIRGPESSSSEPQTGSRTTGADRSRSATCNLL; from the exons ATGGCTGGAGAGACAGAAGATGAGATCCCTA ATACCGGAGCCGTCTTCACTTTTGGAAAGAGTAAATTTGCAGATAACGCTCCCAGTAAATTTTGGCTAAAAAATGATGTTCCTTTGAGGATATCCTGTGGAGATGAGCACACAGCACTGGTAACAG AAAATGGGAAGCTGTTTATGTTTGGCAGCAACAACTGGGGACAGCTGGGCCTCGGAACAAAGACCACTATGAATAAGCCCACTCGTGTGAAAG ATCTGCAGTCAGAGAGGGTGAAGCTTGCAGCCTGTGGAAGAACTCACACACTTGTTTACACGT ACCGTGGTAACCTGTATGCCTCTGGAGGCAATAATGAGGGGCAGCTCGGCCTTGGTGACTGTGATGACAGGACTTCCTTCCACCTCGTGGACTTCTTCAGCAAGGATGGACAAATCAAAATGCTCGCTGCAGGTTCCAATACATCCGCTGCGCTCACAC AGAACGGAAGGCTCTATATGTGGGGCGATAACTCCGAGGGACAGATTGGTTTGGGGAAGGAGAATAATGCACTGACTCCGCATGAGGTTTCTGTAGGGAAACGGGTGTCCTGGGTGTCTTGTGGATATTACCATTCTGCCTTTGTCACTG TGGATGGGGACTTGTTCACATTTGGAGAAAGGGACAGTGGGAAGCTCGGGTTGTCCAACGAGACGCTGGCCAATCATAAAGTGCCTCAACAAGTGACGGGTATCTCTGATAGGGTGGTGCAGGTGGCCTGTGGAGGAGGGCACACTGTGGCACTTACAG AGCACGCGCTGTATTCGTTTGGCCTGGGTCAGTTCGGGCAGCTTGGACACGGAACCTTCATATTTGAGTCTCGTTTACCCAGAGTGGTGGAGCATTTCAGGAGGGGCAGAGTGAAACATGTGGAGTGTGGAGAGAATCATACAGCGGTCATAACTg ACAGTGGCCTTTTGTACACTTTTGGCGATGGTCGCCATGGCAAACTAGGTCTTGGAGAAGAGAACTTCACCAACCAGTTCAAACCAACCCTGTGTCCAAGATTCCTCAACTACCATGTACAGTCT GTGACATGTGGTGGATGTCACATGCTTGTGTTGGCCAAGCCCAGGGCCGAAGGCTCAGAGGATTTGATCCTGGAGGAAGATGATGTGACTGAAGACTACTTAGAGAAGTCCTATACTGAGCTACTGGGTGACACGCACAGTCAGACCACACTAAACCGAAGTCTCTCAGCTCGGGTTAGACGCAGAGAACGG GAGCGTTCACCAGATCAATCTGGACCGATGTTCCGAACTCTTCCAACCCTGAGTGGCAATCAGTTTAGTGCATCATTACCTGTTTCAAACCAAACATGGCACTCCCACAGTGACCGACCTG TTCCTGGTAAGAGAGAGACGTCTCTCAATGAAAGAAGCAGTACGGAGGATAATGAAAGTGTAAAAGATCTTGGAGAAACCACTGATTTATTAAACCTG ACTCATGTAATGAAGATGGATCCTTTGGATAAAACCCTCACATTGTCTCCAATGCAGAAG gacaaagttcaccaaactcTCGAGTTTTGCACAGATGAGACCAATGGAAAGGAAGGAGACCTAGAGGGAGAAGATGAGGATGAAAAAGATTTGGaaggagatgatgatgatgatgatgacaacgATGAGGTGGAGGATGAGGAACAGGAGGCAGATGTAGAAGAAGGGGAAAAGTCGGAGGAGAATGAGGAGAAGGAAGATGTTTTAGATGAGAAGAGAAAGCAAACAGAGAAGCAGGAGCAACGGATTATAAAACCAGATTTACAG AAAAAGGAGAGCATAAAAGAAGCATCTGTCCCCGATGGACCAATGATAG AACAACCCAGTCCTGCTTCCCGCTTGAAGGAGGAGACACAATCAGATAAGAATGGAGTTAGACAAGACAAACCAAAGACTTTTTTTGACTCTAGGACCAGG CTTTCTATTTTCAAGAAGAGATCTTCCACTAAAGGCAACCAGCCAGCAGAGAAAGCTGAAAACCTAGCAGAGAGCACCTCAGCAGGCAGACCTGCAGCTGATGGCCCAGTTGCAAACTCAGAGATTCGAGGGCCAGAGAGTTCTAGCAGTGAACCTCAGACAGGATCCCGGACCACAGGGGCCGATCGGTCACGCTCTGCCACCTGCAATCTGCTTTGA